One stretch of Euphorbia lathyris chromosome 7, ddEupLath1.1, whole genome shotgun sequence DNA includes these proteins:
- the LOC136201238 gene encoding protein LURP-one-related 7 yields the protein MDASSLCDPTSNQIPIDLFVSKKHPGLSRGDLGFADSCGNLLFRVKIISSRHSSSRKWAVINQLGTTLISIHRRPNGNWHCYKGDSEGEKELVFKVQRTVNEFCRTELEVSFVKESSGEFTSDLKVKGCVFQRSFTIYAENSVIAQGSLMYKLHQILVRRSAFRLTIFPGSLDHSLVVALVVIFLDG from the exons ATGGATGCTTCGTCTCTATGTGATCCAACCTCTAATCAAATCCCTATCGACCTCTTCGTCTCCAAAAAGCATCCAGGCCTCTCACGCGGTGATCTTGGTTTCGCTGATTCCTGTGGGAATTTACTTTTCAGGGTTAAAATCATCTCATCAAGGCACTCCTCATCTCGTAAGTGGGCAGTGATTAATCAATTGGGAACCACTCTCATCTCCATTCATCGCCGACCT AATGGAAATTGGCATTGTTATAAAGGGGATAGTGAAGGGGAGAAGGAACTGGTATTCAAAGTTCAAAGAACAGTGAATGAGTTTTGTAGAACTGAGCTTGAAGTCTCTTTTGTCAAAGAAAGTTCAGGAGAATTTACTTCAGATTTGAAGGTGAAAGGTTGTGTTTTCCAGAGATCCTTCACAATCTATGCGGAAAATTCCGTCATAGCTCAG GGGAGTCTGATGTACAAGCTTCACCAGATTTTGGTTCGACGGAGCGCATTTCGGCTAACCATATTTCCAGGATCTCTGGATCATTCACTTGTTGTGGCTTTGGTTGTGATTTTTTTGGATGGATGA